A stretch of Aphelocoma coerulescens isolate FSJ_1873_10779 chromosome 1A, UR_Acoe_1.0, whole genome shotgun sequence DNA encodes these proteins:
- the HSPA14 gene encoding heat shock 70 kDa protein 14, with amino-acid sequence MAAIGVHLGATCACAAVYKDGRADVVANDAGDRVTPAVVAFSESEEVVGLAAKQSRIRNISNTVVKVKQILGRSSGDPQAKKYIAESKCSVIEKNGKLQYEIDNKLINPEDVAKLIFSKMKETAQSALGSDVNDVVVTVPFDFGENQKNALGEAAAAAGFNVMRLIHEPSAALLAYGIGQDSPTGKSNVLVYKLGGTSLSITVIEVNSGIYRVLATNTDDSIGGVCFTEALAQHLASEFQRSCKHDIRGNPRAMMKLMNSADIAKHSLSTLGSANCFVDSLYDGLDFDCNVSRARFELICSSLFNKCVEAIKRLLQQVEFTADDINKVVLCGGSARIPKLQQLIKDIFPTVELLNSIPPDEVIPIGAAIEAGILLGKENTLLEEDALIECSAKDILLKGVDESGADKFTVLFPSGTPLPARRQHTLHAPGNISSVCLELYESLGKSPMNEEEKFAQIVLQDLDKKEDGLHDILTVLTMKRDGSLHVTCTDQDTGKCEVITVEVAS; translated from the exons ATGGCGGCCATCGGGGTCCACCTGGGCGCCACCTGTGCCTGCGCCGCCGTGTACAAG GATGGCCGCGCCGACGTGGTCGCcaacgacgccggggacagggTCACTCCCGCGGTCGTGGCGTTCTCGGAGAGCGAGGAG gTTGTTGGCTTAGCTGCGAAGCAAAGTAGGAtaagaaatatttcaaacaCTGTAGTGAAAGTCAAGCAGATCCTTGGGCGAAG CTCTGGTGACCCTCAGGCAAAGAAATATATTGCAGAAAGCAAATGCTCT GTAATTGAGAAGAATGGAAAACTTCAGTATGAAATAGATAACAAACTCATTAACCCAGAAGATGTGGCAAAACTAATTTTCAGTAAAATGAAAG AGACTGCCCAGTCTGCATTGGGTTCAGATGTGAATGACGTTGTTGTCACAGTACCATTTGATTTtggagagaatcagaaaaatGCCCTTGG ggaagcagctgcagctgctgggttcAATGTTATGAGATTAATTCATGAGCCGTCTGCAGCTCTCCTTGCTTATGGAATTGGCCAAGATTCACCCACTGGGAAAAG CAACGTGCTGGTTTATAAACTGGGTGGAACGTCACTTTCTATCACAGTCATAGAAGTAAACAGTGGAATATATCGTGTGCTTGCTACAAACACAGATGACAGCATTGGTGGAGTTTGCTTCACAGAAGCTCTAGCTCAACACTTAGCTTCTGAATTTCAGAG gtcTTGTAAACATGATATTAGAGGAAATCCCAGAGCCATGATGAAGTTAATGAACAGTGCTGATATTGCAAAACATTCTTTATCAACCCTGGGAAGTGCAAACTGTTTTGTAGATTCACTGTATGATGGATTAGATTTTGATTGCAATGTGTCCAG gGCCAGGTTTGAACTTATCTGTTCTTCACTTTTTAATAAATGTGTAGAAGCAATTAAAAGGCTCTTGCAGCAAGTCGAATTTACAGCAGATGATATTAATAAG GTAGTTCTTTGTGGCGGGTCTGCTCGAATCCCAAAGCTACAGCAGCTGATCAAAGATATTTTCCCAACTGTGGAATTACTGAATTCAATTCCTCCAGATGAAGTTATTCCCATTGGTGCAGCCATAGAGGCAGGAATTCTGCTAGGGAAAGAGAATACCTTGTTAGAAGAAGATGCACTCATTGAGTGTTCTGCCAAAGATATTCTTCTTAAG ggaGTAGACGAGTCAGGGGCTGATAAATTCACAGTGCTGTTTCCGTCGGGGACACCACTGCCAGCTCGAAGGCAGCACACCCTGCATGCTCCTGGAAATATTTCCTCTGTGTGCCTTGAGCTGTACGAGTCATTGGGGAAGAGTCCCATGAATGAAGAAGAGAAATTTGCCCAG atTGTACTACAGGATTTAGATAAAAAGGAGGATGGCCTACATGATATACTAACTGTTCTCACTATGAAAAG GGATGGGTCCTTGCACGTTACCTGCACGGATCAAGATACTGGAAAGTGTGAAGTCATCACTGTTGAAGTGGCATCATAG
- the SUV39H2 gene encoding histone-lysine N-methyltransferase SUV39H2 — MEGWRGAWYVPCLASLETLQELCRKENLRCKSIGITNRSLKSYEVEYLCDYKVEEGKAYYLVKWKGWPESSNTWEPRKHLNCPLLLQNFLRDKNEYLSRVREGKALKVRNHVKALKPAIADYIVKKAKQRIALQRWKEELNRKKNHKAMILVENTVDLEGPPLDFYYINEYKPAPGINVLNGITTGCECADCPAEKCCPKEAGFILAYNKRKKLKIQPGLPIYECNSYCRCGPDCPNRIVQKGTPYSLCIFRTNNGRGWGVKTLQKIKTNSFVMEYVGEVITSEEAERRGQLYDNQGNTYLFDLDYDSDEFTVDAARYGNVSHFVNHSCDPNLQVFNVFIDNLDLRLPRIALFSTRTIKAGEELTFDYQMKGSIDLTSDSAEGLSPSKKRIRTVCKCGAVCCRGYLN; from the exons ATGGAGGGCTGGCGAGGAG CCTGGTATGTGCCATGTCTAGCTTCACTTGAGACCCTCCAAGAATTATGTAGGAAGGAAAATCTCAGATGTAAATCCATTGGAATCACCAACAGGAGTCTAAAGAGTTATGAGGTGGAATATTTGTGTGACTACAAGGTAGAAGAG GGCAAAGCATACTATCTTGTGAAATGGAAAGGATGGCCAGAATCTTCAAATACTTGGGAGCCTCGGAAACATCTGAACTGccctctgcttctgcagaaCTTTCTTAGGGACAAGAATGAATACTTGTCTCGGGTGAGAGAAGGCAAAGCACTGAAAGTGAGAAACCATGTTAAAGCTTTGAAACCTGCAATTGCAGATTACATTGTAAAGAAGGCTAAACAAAgaatagctctgcagagatGGAAAGAAGAACTCAACAGGAAAAAGAATCATAAAGCAATGATTCTGGTGGAAAACACCGTGGATCTTGAAGGCCCTCCTTTAGACTTCTACTACATTAATGAGTATAAACCTGCTCCGGGAATAAATGTGCTCAATGGAATAACAACTGGCTGTGAATGTGCTGACTGCCCTGCTGAGAAGTGCTGTCCAAAGGAGGCTGGGTTTATTTTGGCTTACAATAAACgtaagaaattaaaaatccagCCTGGCTTGCCCATCTATGAGTGCAATTCCTATTGTAGGTGTGGGCCTGACTGCCCGAATAGGATCGTACAGAAAGGGACCCCGTATTCCCTCTGCATCTTCAGAACCAACAATGGCCGTGGCTGGGGAGTAAAAACCCtccagaaaattaaaacaaacagttTTGTGATGGAGTATGTTGGAGAG gtgatTACAAGTGAGGAAGCAGAGAGGCGAGGCCAGCTCTATGACAACCAGGGAAATACATACTTGTTTGATTTGGACTATGACTCAGATGAATTTACAGTAGATGCAGCTCGATATGGAAATGTGTCCCACTTTGTGAACCACAGT TGTGATCCAAATCTTCAAGTCTTCAATGTGTTTATTGATAACCTTGACTTGCGTCTTCCTCGAATAGCGCTGTTCTCTACCCGAACCATCAAGGCTGGAGAAGAGCTAACCTTTGACTATCAGATGAAAG GTTCAATAGATCTGACTTCAGACTCTGCTGAAGGTCTCAGCCCATCCAAAAAGAGGATCAGAACTGTCTGTAAATGTGGAGCCGTGTGTTGCAGAGGTTATCTCAACTGA